A single window of Nocardioides kongjuensis DNA harbors:
- a CDS encoding sortase yields the protein MTMTAPPTAGTEEATEEAIEEGGRRRRTPAPAPPPSESGLLVSSTLTVVSLLCLWLVLHLLFLGAVSHDRAQSLLHRELRSELAGATAPVGPVAEPGAPVALLSIPAIGVEEVVVEGTAAGDLFAGPGHRRDTVLPGQVGASTVYGRSTTYGAPFRDLGRLAAGDLVKVTMAQGEVGFRVLDVRRDGDPLPRPAAQGAARLTLVTAAGDGRFARMMPGSTVYVDAEAAEGLPAPGGLSPSVPESEEAMKAGTEALPLLTLWLALLVGLVVATQLARQRWSRVQVWVVACAPLLALSWLTTDTAMRLLPNLI from the coding sequence ATGACGATGACCGCTCCGCCCACCGCCGGAACCGAGGAGGCGACCGAGGAGGCGATCGAGGAGGGCGGCCGCCGACGTCGTACGCCGGCCCCTGCGCCGCCGCCCAGCGAGTCCGGCCTGCTGGTCAGCTCGACCCTGACCGTCGTCTCCCTGCTGTGCCTGTGGCTCGTGCTGCACCTGCTCTTCCTCGGTGCCGTCTCGCACGACCGGGCGCAGTCGCTGCTGCACCGCGAGCTCCGCTCCGAGCTGGCCGGCGCGACCGCGCCGGTCGGCCCGGTCGCCGAGCCCGGAGCGCCCGTCGCACTGCTGTCGATCCCGGCGATCGGCGTCGAGGAGGTCGTCGTCGAGGGGACCGCGGCCGGGGACCTGTTCGCCGGACCAGGGCACCGCCGCGACACCGTGCTCCCCGGCCAGGTCGGTGCGTCGACGGTCTACGGACGCTCGACCACCTACGGTGCACCGTTCCGCGACCTCGGCCGGCTCGCTGCCGGCGACCTGGTGAAGGTCACCATGGCGCAGGGCGAGGTCGGCTTCCGGGTGCTCGACGTACGCCGCGACGGTGACCCGCTGCCACGGCCCGCCGCGCAGGGTGCCGCACGGCTGACCCTCGTCACGGCCGCCGGCGACGGCCGGTTCGCCCGGATGATGCCGGGCAGCACCGTGTACGTCGACGCCGAGGCGGCCGAGGGCCTCCCGGCGCCCGGCGGCCTCTCGCCGAGCGTGCCGGAGTCCGAGGAGGCGATGAAGGCCGGGACCGAGGCGCTGCCGCTGCTGACCCTGTGGCTCGCGCTGCTCGTCGGCCTCGTCGTCGCCACCCAGCTGGCGCGCCAGCGCTGGAGCCGCGTCCAGGTCTGGGTGGTCGCCTGTGCGCCCCTGCTCGCCCTGTCGTGGCTGACCACGGACACGGCCATGCGGCTGCTGCCCAACCTGATCTGA
- a CDS encoding phosphate ABC transporter ATP-binding protein, with protein sequence MTTDPNVDTISIPAVPPPPPSPGAGVPRLDPPTSVDAPDPATGALAELEARDITAWFGEHKVLDRVSLTMPAGGITALIGPSGCGKSTFLRILNRMHELVPSAQLAGEVLLDGEDIYDPGKRLIDARRSIGMVFQKPNPFPAMSIRENVLAGLKLTGTRMSKADKDDLVESCLVKGGLWNEVKDRLDAPGGGLSGGQQQRLCIARSLAIKPRVLLMDEPCSALDPTSTRVIEETMLELAREVTIVIVTHNMQQAARVSDQCAFFLASQGKPGVIVEHGATEAMFQSPQDSRTYDYVNGRFG encoded by the coding sequence ATGACCACCGACCCGAACGTCGACACCATCTCCATCCCGGCAGTCCCGCCGCCTCCGCCGTCGCCCGGGGCCGGCGTACCGCGGCTCGACCCGCCGACGTCCGTCGACGCACCCGACCCCGCCACCGGCGCGCTCGCCGAGCTGGAGGCGCGCGACATCACCGCGTGGTTCGGCGAGCACAAGGTGCTCGACCGGGTCTCGCTCACCATGCCGGCCGGTGGCATCACCGCGTTGATCGGGCCGTCCGGCTGTGGCAAGTCGACCTTCCTGCGCATCCTCAACCGCATGCACGAGCTGGTCCCGTCGGCGCAGCTGGCCGGCGAGGTGCTGCTCGACGGCGAGGACATCTACGACCCCGGCAAGCGGCTGATCGACGCCCGTCGATCGATCGGGATGGTGTTCCAGAAGCCCAACCCGTTCCCGGCGATGTCGATCCGGGAGAACGTGCTGGCCGGCCTCAAGCTCACCGGCACCCGGATGAGCAAGGCCGACAAGGACGACCTCGTCGAGTCCTGCCTGGTCAAGGGCGGCCTGTGGAACGAGGTCAAGGACCGCCTCGACGCCCCCGGCGGTGGCCTGTCGGGTGGTCAGCAGCAGCGCCTGTGCATCGCCCGCTCGCTGGCGATCAAGCCGCGGGTGCTGCTCATGGACGAGCCCTGCTCGGCCCTCGACCCGACCTCCACCCGGGTGATCGAGGAGACCATGCTGGAGCTGGCCCGCGAGGTGACGATCGTGATCGTCACGCACAACATGCAGCAGGCGGCGCGGGTCTCGGACCAGTGCGCGTTCTTCCTCGCCTCGCAGGGCAAGCCCGGCGTCATCGTCGAGCACGGCGCCACCGAGGCGATGTTCCAGAGCCCGCAGGACTCGCGCACCTACGACTACGTCAACGGACGGTTCGGCTGA
- a CDS encoding PstS family phosphate ABC transporter substrate-binding protein produces MSARKTFGGVLVGALATASVIAGTAPAHAAYIPDDDDTVLTPVSGDLIGVGSDTSQHALKVLGDAWNAQNPVPSVKVVSYAATSGGDLNLPGGVTIARPNGSGSGKSRLFAPNDTPEVDFARSSSTLSDAETNAGLKQFPFAVDVLRVAVSASVPSNAPATINKADLVKIYDGTYTNWNQVPGSTTSGVIAPRIPQAGSGTRSFFEAQLKAANGGTAVTLAPTVVAVQEHDDTPIKNDPNAIAPFSAGRAGLLGSTLRLVNGDFVAKRALYNVVRGADVAKPEITAVFGPDGFICSDAAEALIKQAGFDQLARPVDGGVCGVQTTAATSNFTTGNEPVATTAAVSGTSTGAGKADVKATIAGSKTPEGTVTFSENGVVVAANVAVVGGAATARLSGLAAGAHTYKAVFTPKAGSVFQPSEATGSVTVKTSASLSKSFKAKAKFAKKVKGSISVSLAGTATPATGTVTIKLGSKVVGKGTVSGGVAKVTLKGLKKGKNKLVVTWSGDGLAPSTTLAFTIRLT; encoded by the coding sequence ATGTCTGCACGCAAGACGTTCGGGGGAGTCCTCGTCGGGGCTCTCGCGACCGCTTCGGTGATCGCCGGTACGGCGCCCGCCCACGCCGCCTACATCCCGGACGACGACGACACCGTCCTGACTCCGGTGAGCGGCGACCTGATCGGCGTCGGATCGGACACCAGCCAGCACGCGCTCAAGGTCCTCGGCGACGCCTGGAACGCGCAGAACCCGGTTCCGTCGGTCAAGGTGGTCAGCTATGCCGCCACCAGCGGCGGCGACCTCAACCTCCCCGGCGGCGTGACGATCGCACGCCCGAACGGCTCCGGCTCGGGCAAGAGCCGCCTCTTCGCCCCCAACGACACGCCCGAGGTCGACTTCGCCCGGTCCTCCTCCACGCTCAGCGACGCGGAGACGAACGCCGGGCTCAAGCAGTTCCCGTTCGCCGTCGACGTGCTGCGGGTCGCGGTGTCGGCCAGCGTGCCGTCGAACGCGCCGGCCACGATCAACAAGGCCGACCTGGTCAAGATCTACGACGGCACCTACACCAACTGGAACCAGGTCCCCGGCAGCACGACGAGCGGCGTCATCGCGCCGAGGATCCCCCAGGCCGGCTCGGGCACCCGGTCCTTCTTCGAGGCCCAGCTCAAGGCCGCCAACGGCGGCACCGCGGTGACCCTCGCGCCGACCGTCGTCGCCGTGCAGGAGCACGACGACACCCCGATCAAGAACGACCCGAACGCGATCGCGCCGTTCTCCGCCGGCCGCGCCGGTCTGCTCGGCAGCACGCTGCGCCTGGTCAACGGTGACTTCGTGGCGAAGCGCGCGCTCTACAACGTCGTGCGCGGCGCCGACGTGGCGAAGCCCGAGATCACCGCGGTCTTCGGGCCGGACGGGTTCATCTGCTCCGACGCCGCCGAGGCCCTGATCAAGCAGGCCGGCTTCGACCAGCTCGCGCGTCCGGTCGACGGCGGCGTGTGCGGCGTCCAGACGACCGCCGCCACCAGCAACTTCACCACCGGCAACGAGCCGGTCGCGACCACCGCCGCCGTCAGCGGCACCAGCACGGGTGCCGGCAAGGCCGACGTCAAGGCGACCATCGCGGGCTCGAAGACCCCCGAGGGCACGGTGACCTTCTCCGAGAACGGCGTGGTCGTCGCGGCCAACGTCGCCGTTGTCGGCGGTGCCGCGACCGCCAGGCTGTCGGGTCTGGCTGCTGGTGCCCACACCTACAAGGCGGTCTTCACGCCCAAGGCGGGCTCGGTCTTCCAGCCCTCCGAGGCCACCGGCTCCGTCACGGTCAAGACCTCGGCCTCGCTGAGCAAGTCGTTCAAGGCCAAGGCGAAGTTCGCGAAGAAGGTCAAGGGCTCGATCTCGGTCTCGCTCGCGGGTACCGCCACCCCGGCCACCGGCACCGTGACGATCAAGCTCGGGAGCAAGGTCGTCGGCAAGGGCACCGTCAGCGGCGGCGTCGCCAAGGTCACCCTCAAGGGCCTGAAGAAGGGCAAGAACAAGCTGGTCGTCACGTGGAGCGGTGACGGTCTCGCGCCGTCGACCACCCTCGCGTTCACGATCAGGCTCACGTAG
- the mfd gene encoding transcription-repair coupling factor: MSLAGLADAVLADPTLAAALAGATSGAQPTGELTGPEALRPFLTTGLVRAGKPVLVVTATTREAEQLVAELGDLIDPASVAYYPSWETLPHERLSPRSDTVGRRLAVLRRLCHPGTDATTGPVQVVVAPVRSVLQPQVKGLGDLVPVELSVGATAEIDDVVAGLVGAAYSRVDLVEKRGEFAVRGGIVDVFPPTEEHPLRVEFFGDEVDEIRSFAVADQRTIAKVERLWAPPCRELLLTDEVRARAAELGKTHPQLLEITDKLAQGIAVEGMEALIPALVDELELLVDLMPADTRILVLDPERARARAHDLVATSEEFLAASWATAASGGQAPIDLQAASYQSLADVRAHARERGQAWWTFSPFGLDDEVPSSAQPAPSYRGDVAKAFADIARWRSEGHAVAVVHVGHGPAQRMVEALGEQDVPARLVEDIPAGHQLDPAVVTITCGNLGHGLVDTSRGLAILTGEDIVGAKASVRDKGAMPVRRKRQIDPLELKAGDYVVHEQHGVGRFVEMKQREVQGAIREYLVLEYGPSKRGGPADRLFVPADTLDQVTRYVGGEQPSLDRLGGGDWTKRKNKARKAVREIASELIKLYAARQATQGHAFGPDTPWQRELEDAFPFHETPDQLTTVDEVKADMERTVPMDRLICGDVGYGKTEIAVRAAFKAVQDGKQVAVLVPTTLLVNQHLATFSERMSGFPINLKPLSRFQTDKEAAETIAGLADGTVDVVVGTHRLFNADTKFKDLGLIIVDEEQRFGVEHKEAMKRLRTSVDVLSMSATPIPRTLEMAITGIREMSTITTPPEERHPVLTYVGGYEDRQVVAAIRRELLRDGQVFYIHNRVSSIEKAAAKIRELVPEARVATAHGQMGEHQLEQVMVDFWEKNFDVLVCTTIVESGIDVSNANTMIIERSDTLGLSQLHQLRGRVGRSRERAYAYFLYPTEKPLTETAHERLATLAQHSDLGGGMAIAMKDLEIRGAGNLLGGEQSGHIADVGFDLYVRLVGEAVRDFRSDGGAPEQLEEVRIELPVEAHLPHDYIPSERLRLEIYKRLAEVRTDADVDEIVGELQDRYGEPPEQVTALLLVARFRARVRQAGVKEVTTVGKNVRFHPVVLPESRTIRLNRLYPKSIVKHQLESILVPRPGIPGRTGTPLEGVALLEWARLVIDSVIDPKE, translated from the coding sequence GTGAGTCTCGCCGGCCTCGCCGACGCCGTCCTCGCCGACCCGACCCTCGCCGCCGCGCTCGCGGGCGCCACCAGCGGCGCCCAGCCGACCGGTGAGCTGACCGGTCCGGAGGCACTTCGGCCCTTCCTGACGACCGGCCTGGTCCGGGCCGGGAAGCCGGTGCTGGTGGTCACCGCCACCACCCGCGAGGCCGAGCAGCTGGTCGCCGAGCTGGGCGACCTCATCGACCCGGCGAGCGTCGCCTACTACCCGAGCTGGGAGACGCTGCCCCACGAGCGGCTCAGCCCGCGCAGCGACACGGTCGGCCGGCGGCTCGCCGTGCTCCGCCGCCTGTGCCACCCCGGCACCGACGCGACGACCGGGCCGGTCCAGGTCGTCGTCGCGCCGGTGCGCAGCGTGCTGCAGCCGCAGGTCAAGGGGCTCGGCGACCTGGTCCCGGTCGAGCTGAGCGTCGGCGCCACCGCCGAGATCGACGACGTCGTCGCCGGGCTGGTCGGTGCGGCGTACTCGCGTGTCGACCTGGTCGAGAAGCGCGGTGAGTTCGCGGTCCGAGGCGGCATCGTCGACGTGTTCCCGCCGACCGAGGAGCACCCGCTGCGCGTGGAGTTCTTCGGCGACGAGGTCGACGAGATCCGCTCCTTCGCGGTCGCCGACCAGCGCACGATCGCCAAGGTCGAGCGGCTGTGGGCCCCGCCGTGCCGCGAGCTGCTGCTCACCGACGAGGTCCGGGCCCGGGCCGCCGAGCTCGGGAAGACCCATCCCCAGCTCCTCGAGATCACCGACAAGCTGGCCCAGGGCATCGCCGTCGAGGGGATGGAGGCGCTGATCCCGGCGCTGGTCGACGAGCTCGAGCTGCTCGTCGACCTGATGCCGGCGGACACCCGGATCCTCGTGCTCGACCCGGAGCGGGCTCGCGCCCGCGCGCACGACCTGGTCGCCACCAGCGAGGAGTTCCTCGCCGCGTCGTGGGCCACGGCCGCCAGCGGCGGACAGGCGCCGATCGACCTGCAGGCGGCGTCGTACCAGTCGCTCGCGGACGTGCGGGCCCACGCCCGCGAGCGCGGCCAGGCCTGGTGGACGTTCAGCCCGTTCGGCCTCGACGACGAGGTGCCCAGCAGTGCGCAACCCGCGCCGTCGTACCGCGGCGACGTGGCGAAGGCCTTCGCCGACATCGCCCGCTGGCGCAGCGAGGGGCACGCCGTGGCCGTCGTGCACGTCGGTCACGGACCTGCGCAGCGCATGGTCGAGGCGCTGGGGGAGCAGGACGTCCCCGCCCGGCTCGTCGAGGACATCCCGGCCGGGCACCAGCTCGACCCGGCCGTCGTCACGATCACCTGCGGCAACCTCGGCCACGGCCTGGTCGACACCAGCCGCGGTCTCGCGATCCTCACCGGCGAGGACATCGTCGGCGCCAAGGCCTCGGTGCGCGACAAGGGCGCGATGCCGGTGCGCCGCAAGCGGCAGATCGACCCGCTCGAGCTCAAGGCCGGCGACTACGTCGTCCACGAGCAGCACGGCGTCGGCCGGTTCGTCGAGATGAAGCAGCGCGAGGTGCAGGGCGCCATCCGCGAGTACCTCGTCCTCGAGTACGGCCCGTCCAAGCGAGGCGGCCCGGCCGACCGGCTCTTCGTGCCGGCCGACACCCTCGACCAGGTCACCCGCTACGTCGGCGGCGAGCAGCCGAGCCTCGACCGGCTCGGTGGCGGCGACTGGACCAAGCGCAAGAACAAGGCCCGCAAGGCGGTCCGTGAGATCGCCTCCGAGCTGATCAAGCTGTACGCCGCCCGCCAGGCCACCCAGGGACACGCCTTCGGCCCCGACACCCCCTGGCAGCGCGAGCTCGAGGACGCCTTCCCGTTCCACGAGACGCCCGACCAGCTCACGACCGTCGACGAGGTCAAGGCCGACATGGAGCGGACGGTCCCGATGGATCGCCTGATCTGTGGCGACGTCGGCTACGGCAAGACCGAGATCGCCGTGCGCGCGGCCTTCAAGGCGGTGCAGGACGGCAAGCAGGTCGCCGTGCTCGTGCCGACGACGCTGCTCGTCAACCAGCACCTCGCGACGTTCTCCGAGCGCATGAGCGGCTTCCCGATCAACCTCAAGCCGCTGAGCCGGTTCCAGACCGACAAGGAGGCCGCCGAGACGATCGCCGGCCTCGCCGACGGCACCGTCGACGTCGTGGTGGGCACCCACCGGCTGTTCAACGCCGACACGAAGTTCAAGGACCTCGGCCTGATCATCGTCGACGAGGAGCAGCGCTTCGGCGTCGAGCACAAGGAGGCGATGAAGCGGCTGCGGACCTCGGTCGACGTCTTGTCCATGTCGGCCACCCCGATCCCGCGCACCCTGGAGATGGCGATCACCGGCATCCGCGAGATGTCGACGATCACCACGCCGCCCGAGGAGCGGCACCCGGTGCTGACCTACGTCGGCGGCTACGAGGACCGCCAGGTGGTCGCGGCGATCAGGCGCGAGCTGCTGCGCGACGGCCAGGTGTTCTACATCCACAACCGGGTGAGCTCGATCGAGAAGGCCGCGGCCAAGATCCGCGAGCTGGTGCCCGAGGCACGGGTCGCGACGGCCCACGGCCAGATGGGCGAGCACCAGCTCGAGCAGGTGATGGTCGACTTCTGGGAGAAGAACTTCGACGTCCTGGTCTGCACGACCATCGTCGAGTCCGGCATCGACGTCTCCAACGCCAACACGATGATCATCGAGCGCTCCGACACGCTCGGCCTCTCGCAGCTCCACCAGCTGCGCGGTCGCGTGGGTCGCTCGCGGGAGCGGGCCTACGCCTACTTCCTCTACCCGACGGAGAAGCCGCTCACCGAGACCGCCCACGAGCGGCTCGCGACCCTGGCCCAGCACTCCGACCTCGGCGGCGGCATGGCGATCGCGATGAAGGACCTCGAGATCCGCGGCGCCGGAAACCTGCTCGGCGGCGAGCAGTCCGGGCACATCGCCGACGTCGGCTTCGACCTCTACGTCCGCCTGGTCGGCGAGGCGGTCCGCGACTTCCGCTCCGACGGCGGCGCGCCGGAGCAGCTCGAGGAGGTCCGCATCGAGCTGCCGGTCGAGGCCCACCTGCCGCACGACTACATCCCCAGCGAGCGGCTCCGCCTGGAGATCTACAAGCGCCTCGCCGAGGTCCGCACCGACGCCGACGTCGACGAGATCGTCGGGGAGCTCCAGGACCGGTACGGCGAGCCGCCCGAGCAGGTCACCGCGCTGCTGCTGGTCGCCCGCTTCCGCGCCCGGGTGCGGCAGGCCGGGGTCAAGGAGGTCACCACGGTCGGCAAGAACGTGCGCTTCCACCCCGTCGTGCTGCCCGAGTCGCGCACCATCCGGCTCAACCGGCTCTACCCGAAGTCGATCGTCAAGCACCAGCTGGAGTCGATCCTGGTGCCGCGCCCCGGCATCCCGGGGAGGACGGGAACGCCCCTCGAGGGCGTCGCCCTGCTTGAATGGGCCCGGCTTGTCATCGACTCGGTCATCGACCCCAAGGAGTGA
- a CDS encoding MazG family protein, translated as MPDPADGPVAEFVEVMRRLRAECPWKQEQTHRSLVRYLLEETYETVDAIDEAEASGEFGHLAEELGDLLLQVVFHAVIAEERGDFSLDDVARGITAKMRRRNPHVFGDAMPDDHLTADQVDERWQRIKAAEQSAPSELPSALPALLYADKALGRRERAGLTLDVDPDSPDLGERLLALVAEARAQGVDPEQALRDAVRRRQ; from the coding sequence GTGCCCGATCCTGCGGACGGGCCGGTCGCCGAGTTCGTCGAGGTGATGCGGCGGCTGCGGGCGGAGTGCCCGTGGAAGCAGGAGCAGACCCATCGTTCGTTGGTGCGCTACCTGCTCGAGGAGACCTACGAGACCGTCGACGCCATCGACGAGGCGGAGGCGAGTGGCGAGTTCGGGCACCTCGCCGAGGAGCTCGGCGACCTGCTGCTGCAGGTCGTCTTCCACGCCGTGATCGCCGAGGAGCGCGGCGACTTCTCGCTCGACGACGTCGCCCGCGGGATCACCGCGAAGATGCGCCGCCGCAACCCGCACGTCTTCGGTGACGCCATGCCCGACGACCACCTCACGGCCGACCAGGTCGACGAGCGCTGGCAGCGGATCAAGGCGGCCGAGCAGTCCGCGCCGTCCGAGCTGCCGTCCGCCCTCCCCGCACTCCTGTACGCCGACAAGGCCCTCGGCCGCCGCGAGCGGGCCGGGCTCACGCTCGACGTGGACCCGGACTCGCCGGACCTCGGCGAGCGCCTGCTCGCCCTGGTCGCCGAGGCCCGCGCCCAGGGCGTCGACCCGGAGCAGGCGCTGCGCGACGCCGTGCGGAGAAGGCAGTAG
- a CDS encoding IS110 family transposase produces the protein MTPAVFAGADTHADTIHVAAIDGYGRDLGDGEFPTTPAGYRDALAFLASFGSVQVFGIEGTSSYGAGLAVVARTAGIAVREVIRPEATVRRMQGKSDLIDAYQAARAAMTGRAKTAPKAEDVEGLRALLSTRRSAAKARTAAMNQIHAQLITAPVEIRERYRKLSDKRLIDALAACRPGSRGGVVATVLLGLKMLAQRHRFLGQQIELLDDQLRGLVAAINLNLISARGIGPVTAAQLLLTAGGNPERLASETSFAALCGTAPVPASSGKTTRYRLSRGGDRHANSALHTIATVRMASDPRTREFVATQRAKNRSNPEILRILKRAIAREVFKLLQNPNALTGIADLRRIRREKNLPIRVVVEQLGTTLNHVSRIERGVAFDREFTQRYRTWLQAA, from the coding sequence GTGACCCCTGCCGTCTTCGCGGGCGCTGACACCCACGCCGACACGATCCACGTGGCCGCGATCGACGGCTACGGTCGCGATCTCGGCGACGGCGAGTTCCCCACGACGCCGGCGGGCTACCGCGACGCCTTGGCCTTCCTCGCGTCGTTCGGTTCGGTACAGGTCTTCGGGATCGAAGGCACCAGCTCCTACGGAGCAGGGCTGGCCGTTGTGGCCCGCACGGCCGGGATCGCGGTGCGGGAGGTGATCCGTCCCGAAGCCACGGTGCGGCGGATGCAGGGCAAGTCCGACCTGATCGACGCTTACCAGGCGGCCCGTGCCGCCATGACCGGTCGCGCGAAGACCGCGCCGAAGGCCGAGGACGTCGAGGGACTTCGAGCGCTTCTCAGCACGCGACGTTCAGCCGCCAAGGCACGTACTGCGGCGATGAACCAGATTCACGCACAGTTGATCACCGCGCCCGTCGAGATCCGTGAGAGGTACCGGAAGCTGAGCGACAAGCGGTTGATCGACGCGCTCGCTGCCTGCCGCCCCGGCTCCCGCGGTGGAGTGGTGGCCACCGTGCTGCTCGGGTTGAAGATGCTGGCCCAGCGCCACCGGTTCCTCGGCCAGCAGATCGAGCTGCTCGACGACCAGCTCCGCGGCCTGGTCGCGGCGATCAACCTGAACCTGATCTCGGCACGCGGCATCGGACCGGTGACCGCTGCGCAGCTGCTCCTCACCGCGGGCGGCAACCCCGAGCGCCTGGCCAGCGAGACATCCTTCGCTGCCCTGTGCGGCACCGCACCGGTCCCGGCATCGTCGGGCAAGACCACCCGATACCGGCTCTCTCGTGGCGGGGATCGTCACGCCAACTCCGCGCTGCACACGATCGCGACCGTGCGGATGGCCAGCGACCCCCGCACCCGCGAGTTCGTCGCCACCCAGCGCGCCAAGAACCGCAGCAACCCCGAGATCCTGCGAATCCTCAAACGCGCCATCGCCCGCGAGGTGTTCAAGCTGCTCCAGAACCCGAACGCGCTTACCGGAATCGCCGACCTACGACGCATCCGACGCGAGAAGAACCTGCCTATCCGAGTCGTGGTCGAACAGCTCGGCACCACCCTGAACCATGTCAGCCGCATCGAACGCGGAGTCGCGTTCGACCGCGAGTTCACCCAGCGCTACCGAACCTGGCTCCAAGCCGCTTGA
- a CDS encoding HNH endonuclease signature motif containing protein, whose amino-acid sequence MDLGTRPRSTAPVLSRLSAGIQVRNQLLVEEWAAIVEWASDHIVTGPEGAATITEGYLDTGVPIAGDGAPLVSEFALMELVAVLGRTPDGGKAYVGRVIECAWRLPNVYDAVVAGRLAPWRAERIADLTRGLSAEAAGFVDRQLWNASGIGWAQLERLVAEAVLRFDPDKAEADRQKAADHRHFDISDVDEHGLVHLDGLLDAADGHDLDQAVARRAEVLGRLGDESSLDVRRSKAAAELARQDLALDLLVPDPATGEVVATVPGRKVVLNVHVTDTTLTGENPFVNPVGRWDEGRCPVTTAQIREWLRSKSTTIIVRPVIDLADHLPVGSYEIPDRHKTRVALRDHTCRFPHCTRPATRCDIDHHQPHDQGGPTCPCNLVPLCRRHHRAKTHSTWRYETPMPGSYVWTSPSGFQFRVDHRGTHPVHPPDE is encoded by the coding sequence ATGGATCTCGGAACCAGGCCCCGTTCGACAGCCCCGGTGCTGTCACGGTTGAGCGCCGGGATCCAGGTCCGCAACCAGCTCCTCGTCGAGGAATGGGCGGCGATCGTGGAGTGGGCGAGCGACCACATCGTGACCGGGCCCGAGGGTGCGGCGACGATCACCGAGGGCTACCTCGACACCGGTGTCCCGATCGCCGGTGACGGCGCCCCGCTGGTCAGCGAGTTCGCGTTGATGGAGCTCGTCGCGGTCCTCGGCCGCACCCCTGACGGTGGCAAGGCCTACGTCGGGCGGGTGATCGAGTGCGCGTGGCGATTGCCGAACGTCTACGACGCCGTGGTGGCGGGGCGGTTGGCTCCGTGGCGTGCTGAGCGGATCGCGGACCTCACCCGTGGCCTGTCGGCTGAGGCGGCGGGGTTCGTGGACCGGCAGCTGTGGAACGCCTCCGGCATCGGGTGGGCCCAGCTCGAACGCCTCGTCGCCGAAGCCGTGCTGCGGTTCGACCCCGACAAGGCGGAGGCCGACCGCCAGAAGGCTGCCGACCACCGGCACTTCGACATCAGTGACGTGGACGAGCACGGGCTGGTGCACCTCGACGGGCTCCTGGATGCCGCCGACGGACACGACCTCGACCAAGCCGTCGCCCGTCGCGCCGAGGTGCTCGGCCGGTTGGGTGACGAGAGCTCGTTGGACGTGCGGCGCTCGAAAGCGGCTGCCGAGCTCGCCCGCCAGGACCTCGCCCTCGACCTGCTGGTCCCGGACCCCGCCACCGGAGAGGTCGTCGCGACCGTCCCCGGCCGCAAGGTCGTCCTCAACGTGCACGTCACCGACACCACCCTCACCGGTGAGAACCCGTTCGTGAACCCGGTCGGGCGGTGGGACGAGGGCCGCTGCCCCGTCACCACCGCGCAGATCCGCGAGTGGCTGCGTTCGAAGAGCACCACGATCATCGTGCGGCCGGTGATCGACCTCGCCGACCATCTCCCCGTCGGCTCCTACGAGATCCCCGACCGCCACAAGACCCGGGTCGCGTTGCGGGACCACACCTGCCGCTTCCCCCACTGCACCCGACCCGCGACCCGGTGCGACATCGACCACCACCAGCCCCACGACCAGGGCGGCCCGACCTGTCCGTGCAACCTCGTGCCGTTGTGTCGACGGCACCACCGCGCCAAGACCCACTCCACCTGGCGCTACGAGACCCCGATGCCCGGGTCCTACGTGTGGACCAGTCCCAGCGGGTTCCAGTTCCGGGTCGACCACCGCGGCACCCACCCGGTGCACCCGCCCGACGAGTAG
- a CDS encoding N-acetyltransferase, which yields MTTTPTSWLPASWAHPTRVPVTQAHHLRPMGPADVDLDLPAVHASRERLWSIYGQAWGWPPVDLSREADIDDLAHHAAEIDAHESFLYGLFDAAETALLGCVYVDPPAKVGADADISWWVVEHAVGSELERSLDAFVPAWIEAEWPLHQPRYVGRDLSWQQWLCLPDLVEDDTEEDA from the coding sequence ATGACCACCACCCCCACCTCCTGGCTGCCCGCGTCCTGGGCGCATCCGACCCGGGTCCCGGTGACGCAGGCACACCACCTGCGACCCATGGGCCCGGCCGACGTCGACCTCGACCTGCCGGCGGTGCACGCGTCGCGGGAGCGGCTGTGGTCGATCTACGGGCAGGCGTGGGGGTGGCCGCCGGTGGACCTGAGCAGGGAGGCGGACATCGACGACCTCGCCCACCACGCGGCGGAGATCGACGCCCACGAGTCCTTCCTCTACGGACTCTTCGACGCGGCTGAGACCGCCCTGCTCGGGTGTGTGTACGTCGACCCACCGGCCAAGGTCGGCGCCGACGCGGACATCTCCTGGTGGGTGGTCGAGCATGCCGTCGGCAGCGAGCTCGAGCGGTCGCTGGACGCCTTCGTCCCTGCCTGGATCGAGGCCGAGTGGCCGCTCCACCAGCCGCGCTACGTCGGCCGCGACCTCAGCTGGCAGCAGTGGCTCTGCCTCCCGGACCTCGTCGAGGACGACACCGAGGAGGACGCATGA